A single Marinitoga aeolica DNA region contains:
- a CDS encoding DMT family transporter, with product MHYLLAVLSAFSSSVTSVLGKYSFNIGATVSQILFLRFLFSFIISGMIFIFAGYKFHLKKFILFSILGIVNYGIAAYAFFIGLQYLNPAYATVIYFTNPIFVSILQTKTTKRKINIVNASAVAISFVGVIIANLGERALIENPNIIFGTLIILFSSFVNALFIVSVSEQIKEENSNPFENAFYTFTGAFIYYLLFVIRNNEIYTLNNKFLLAGFILAVLATFVPLTLNFIALKRLQSHTLSLLMPLELVFASILSAIFFHEPFNALKILGFIMVGLAPIIDISNVESQSIT from the coding sequence TTGCATTATTTATTAGCTGTTTTATCTGCGTTTTCTTCTTCTGTAACTTCAGTATTAGGAAAATATTCCTTTAATATAGGAGCAACAGTATCTCAAATCTTATTTTTGAGATTTCTTTTTTCTTTTATAATATCAGGTATGATTTTTATATTTGCTGGATATAAATTTCATTTAAAAAAATTTATATTATTTTCGATACTTGGTATTGTTAATTATGGAATAGCTGCTTATGCTTTTTTTATAGGATTACAATACTTAAATCCAGCATATGCTACAGTAATTTACTTTACAAACCCTATTTTTGTCTCAATATTGCAAACAAAAACTACAAAAAGGAAGATTAATATAGTAAATGCGTCTGCAGTTGCAATTTCATTCGTGGGAGTAATTATAGCCAATCTTGGTGAGAGGGCATTGATTGAAAATCCAAATATAATATTTGGAACATTAATAATATTGTTTAGTTCATTTGTAAATGCTTTATTTATAGTTTCTGTTAGCGAACAAATAAAAGAAGAAAACTCAAACCCTTTTGAAAATGCTTTTTATACATTTACTGGGGCATTTATATATTACTTACTTTTTGTAATCAGAAATAACGAAATATATACATTGAATAATAAATTTTTATTAGCAGGTTTTATACTTGCCGTTTTGGCAACATTTGTACCTTTAACCTTAAATTTTATAGCATTAAAAAGATTACAATCACATACATTATCTTTACTAATGCCTTTAGAACTAGTTTTTGCTTCTATATTATCTGCAATATTTTTTCATGAACCTTTTAATGCTCTGAAAATATTGGGATTTATTATGGTAGGTCTTGCGCCGATTATAGATATTTCAAATGTTGAATCTCAATCAATAACCTAA
- a CDS encoding NADP-dependent isocitrate dehydrogenase — MDEITILYIEGDGIGPYIMKAAMKVWNAAIDYIYSGKKKIIWKETYAGKKALKKFGTLLPKETLDLLKEYKIGIKGPLETPIGSGYRSLNVAMRQKLDLYACIRPVKYIPGIKAPVKNPENVDIIIFRENTEDVYAGIEWEEDSKESNELIKILNEKFGTNLSKASIGIKPISEFKTKRLMRKTIKYALENNRKKITIVHKGNIMKYTEGNFRKWCYEVVDEFKEQLENKNIMVNDIIADNMFQQLLLNPSNFDILITPNLNGDYLSDAAAAQIGGIGIVPGANIGDEIALFEPTHGTAPGIKNPEMANPTSLILSGVMMLEYIGYTEAAELIKKSIETTIKNGYSTPDISSDSSKSLSAIEFANKIIEEF, encoded by the coding sequence ATGGATGAAATAACAATTTTATATATCGAAGGTGATGGGATTGGTCCATACATTATGAAAGCTGCTATGAAAGTCTGGAACGCAGCTATTGATTATATATATTCTGGAAAGAAAAAAATTATTTGGAAGGAAACATATGCAGGTAAAAAAGCTCTTAAAAAGTTTGGAACTCTTTTACCAAAAGAAACGTTAGATTTATTAAAGGAATATAAAATAGGAATAAAAGGTCCACTTGAAACACCTATAGGTAGTGGTTATAGAAGTTTGAATGTAGCAATGAGGCAAAAGTTAGATTTATATGCTTGTATAAGACCTGTTAAATATATACCTGGAATTAAAGCTCCAGTAAAAAATCCAGAAAATGTTGATATTATTATTTTTCGTGAAAATACAGAAGATGTGTATGCTGGTATTGAATGGGAAGAGGACTCTAAAGAATCAAATGAATTAATAAAAATATTAAATGAAAAATTTGGAACAAATTTAAGTAAAGCTTCAATTGGTATAAAACCTATAAGCGAGTTTAAAACAAAGAGGCTTATGAGAAAAACAATAAAATATGCATTAGAAAATAATAGAAAAAAAATAACAATAGTTCATAAAGGGAATATAATGAAATACACCGAAGGTAATTTTAGAAAATGGTGTTATGAAGTAGTTGATGAATTCAAAGAACAATTAGAAAATAAAAATATTATGGTAAATGATATTATAGCTGATAACATGTTTCAGCAATTATTATTAAATCCATCAAATTTTGATATTTTAATAACTCCAAATTTGAACGGTGATTATTTGTCGGACGCGGCAGCGGCTCAAATTGGCGGAATAGGTATAGTTCCAGGCGCTAATATTGGAGATGAAATAGCTTTATTTGAACCAACACACGGGACAGCACCTGGAATAAAAAATCCTGAAATGGCTAATCCAACCTCACTTATTTTATCAGGAGTAATGATGCTAGAATACATTGGTTATACCGAAGCTGCTGAATTGATAAAAAAATCTATTGAAACTACTATAAAAAATGGTTATTCTACTCCTGATATTTCCTCAGATTCATCAAAATCTTTATCTGCAATTGAATTTGCAAATAAAATTATAGAGGAATTTTAA